CGTGCGAGGTAGTAATCGCGGGCCTGGATGCCGTAACGAAATGCCGCCAGTTCCAAAAGGGGCAGGTCGAACCCGCGCCCGTTAAAGGTCACGAGCCGGGCCTTGTAGTGCGTCACCCCGAACCAGAACTGATTAACGATCTCGCGCGGCCGGAAGTGCGGTTCGTCGAGGCACTTGAAGTTGAGCAGGCCAAAATCTGGCCCCACGCGGAGGACGCACACGCACACCGGCACCTGGAAGGTTACCGGCAGGGGATCGCCCGGTTCACGGGCGCGCGCGATCGCGTCGTCCGGCGAGAGATTCTCGCCGGGGTATTTGACGGCCGCGAGTAACCGCCCGTCCGGAGCGCTCGCGCTGTTCACCACAAGGAACGCGGTCCGGGTCCCGGTGTCCGCGGACACCGGGCGCGTATTCGTTTCGGCGAGGGGCATGCGTTGGCACCTAAACAGCGGTTCATCTAGCAATGTCGGCAAAACAGGGATTGTGGTCAACTCCAACCGACTCAAACCCCGCTACCGGCTCAACGTCCCCGCGCCACTTATATCGCCGGCGCCGGCGGCGCGGACTGTGCGGACGGCGCAGCGCGGATCGGCGCGACGGGTTGAAAGATCGGGCGCGGGCCGGCGATCCTGCGCCGTGTTGGTTCCGGGTGGAAATAGTGAGCGGGCGGAGGGGGAGCACCGATTGCCCGCCTTGGTGGTCGGGCGGCGCGACAAGCCGTAATCTCACGTCATGAATCCCACCGAATTGCCACCGGGCGGTGCCGCGCCTCCCGCCCCCCACGCGCCCAAGAAATCCGCACTCCTGATCGTGTGGTTGGTCGTATTTATCGACCTGCTCGGGTTCGGCATCGTTCTGCCCGTGCTCCCGCGCCAGGCGAAGCCGTACCTCGATGCGCTCGCGCTCTCGGACGTCTCTCGCGGGGCCGTGATCGGCGTGCTGTTCTCGGTGTTCTCGCTGATGCAGTTCGTGTTTTCGCCGATGTGGGGGCGCGTGTCGGACCGAATCGGTCGGCGCCCGGTTCTGTTCATCAGTTTGCTCGGTTCGGTCGTCTTCTACGCGCTTTACGGCTTCGCGGTCTCGCTGCCGGCGGGTCAGGCGGAACTCGCGCTCGGTCTGATGCTGTTCGCGCGCATCGGGGCCGGTATTGCGGGGGCGAGTGTGGGCACCGCAGCGGCCGTTATTGCGGACTGCACCACGCCCGATAAGCGGGCAAAGGGCATGGCGCTGATCGGGATCGCGTTCGGGGCCGGGTTCACGCTCGGGCCGCTCATCGCGTACTTCGGGTTGGCGCTGTTCGCACGGGAGCCGTGGGGCGTGGGGGCTCTCGCGTCCGGGTTGTCGCTGATCGCGTTACTCGTTGCAGTGGCGATCTTTAAGGAAACGCGCAACTCGAACAACAAAGCGGCCAAGGAGTTTTTCAGTCTCGCGAAGACGCGCGAGGTGCTGGCGATGCCGACCGTGGGCACGCTGGTGCTCATCTACTTCCTCGCGATCTTCGCGTTCGGTACTTTTGAGGCCACGCTCGCGCAGTTCACGGACAAAGTGTTCGGGCTCAAAGACGACGACAACTTCCTGGTGTTCGCGTTCGTCGGCGCGGTGCTGATGGTCGCGGGCGGCTCGTACCGGCCGATGGTGAAGAAGCGGTCCGAAGTCGGGCTGCTCAAGTTCGGCGTCGGGGCGATGACGATCGGTCTCGCCGGGATCGGGGTCGTGGCGTACCTCGTGCTGGCTCCGGGGGGAAGCACGAGCGACATTGCGAAGCCCCTGTTCTACGTCGCGATGTCCGTCGCAGTGGTCGGGTTCGCGTTCGTGAACCCGTCGGTATCGGCGCTGGTGTCGAAGCGGTCGGACCCGACGCGGCAAGGCGAGGTACTGGGCGTGAACCAGTCGTTCGCGTCGCTCGGGCGCATCCTCGGGCCGTTCCTCGGATCGGTCTTGTTCGACGCCCACGCCTCGCGCACACTACCGTACTTGGGCGCGGTACTCACGCTGTTCGTCGTCGCAGCGCTGCTCCCGCGGTTGAAAGCGAAGGAAGAGCCGCAGATAAACGCCGATAAATAACGCGATGAAGGCAAAGGACAAAATCGCGAAGAGTTTTTGACAGGATCAACGGGATAGACAGGATCAAGAGAAACATAGTTTTCAATCCTGTCTATCCCGTTGATCCTGTCAAAAACTCTTTTCTTGTCTGATCGTGTCTTCATCGGCGTTTATCCGCGGCTCTTCTTCTGCCGGCATTTCGGAAGGGTTCTGATGCTGGACCGGATCGATGCGCGACGGATCGCGATCATCAAGCCGAGCGCACTGGGCGACATCGTTCATTCGCTCCCGGTGCTGACCGCGCTGCGCACGCGGTTCCCCGCGGCCCGCATCACCTGGGTCGTGAACTCGGGCTACGAGTCGCTCCTCACCGGCCACCCCGACCTGACAGACACGCTCCCCTTTGATCGCGGCGCGTTCAAGGGCCGGCGCGCGTTCGCGACCGCGTGGTCGTTCGCGGCCGAGTTGCGCCGGCGGCGGTTCGATCTCGTGATCGACATGCAGGGGCTTTTGCGAAGCGGTTTGATGGCGTGGGCAAGCGGCGCACCGGTGCGGGTCGGGTTCCGCAACGCCCGCGAAGGCAGTCGGTACATGTACACGCACAAACTGGCCTCGCCCCGGGCGCACGCGGTCGATCGGATGTGGGCCGTCGCGGAGGCATTCGGCGTCGGGCACCTGTCGAAAACGTTCCGGGTTCCCCTTCAGCCGGGGGAACTGATCGCTGCACGGAACGAACTCGCGTCGCTGCCGCGGCCGTGGATCGCGGTCGCTGTGGGAGCGAAGTGGCTTACGAAGCGCTGGCCCGTGGCACATTTCGCCGAGCTTCTCACGCGCGCACAGGCGCACTTTGGCGGGTCCGCGGTATTCGTAGGAGCGAGTGACGATATCGCGCTCTCGCAAGAGGTGATCGCGAGCCTACGCGGACCGGCACTGAATCTGGCCGGGAAGACTTCGCTCCCGCGGCTTGCGGCAACGCTGTCACTCGCGGACGTGATGGTTGGGAACGACACCGGTCCGCTGCACCTCGGTGCGGCGCTCGGGCGCCCGTGCGTCGCGCCGTACACCTGTACGCGGGTGGTGCGACACGGGCCGTACCAGCAAGCCGCGAACTGTGTGGAAACAACCGTCGCGTGCGGTGGGAGCTACCTCAAGAAATGCGGTAACATGATCTGCATGCCGGAGCTCACCGCGGACCGGCTCTGGCCCCGCCTGGCGGAGACACTGGATACATGGCAACGAACACACAGTTCCCGTTCCGCCTGATCCTCGCGAGCGGCTCGTGGGGCCGCAAGTGGCTCATGGAGCAGGCCGGTTACCCCTTTGAAGTTAAACCGTCCAACATCGACGAACCGACGGAAGCCCGGTTGGGTGACTGCCGGCACTACGTCGGCGAACTCGCGTGGCTGAAGGCCGAAGCCGTTGCGCTCGCCGAGCCCGATGGGTTAATCATCGCGGCCGACACGGTGGGCTGGCTGCACGGCAAAGTGATCGGCAAGCCGGAAGACGAGGCCGACGCCCGGCGCATCATCACGGCGCTAGCCGGGACCGTTCACGAACTCTGGACCGGCGTGTGCCTCTGGCTCCGCCCCGGCGACCGACAAATCTGTTGGCAGGAGCGGAGCCTCGTGCGCATGAAGGCGCTCTCCGGGGCCGAGATCGATGCCTACCTGAAGACGCGGAAGTGGGAGGGGTGCAGCGGGGCGTACTCGATCGAGTTCCCGCACGATCCGTACCTGACAATTGAAGACGGCAGCGTGAGTAACGTGGTCGGCTTGCCGATGGAATCGCTGGGGCTGGCGCTGGAGTGGATGCGCACGATTCGCGGCGCGGGGTAAAGTGCTGGTTGCTGAATGATTATCGGTCGGGAAGTGAGCAAACAACCGGGGGCGATGGGCGCCCCCGGTTCGTCGTTTTCAACTTACGCCGTCTTGGGCGCGTGTTCGGCGAGGGTCGCCTTCACGAGTTCGACCAGCTTATCGAACGCGGCCGGGTCGTGGATGGCCGTTTCCGACAGCGACTTGCGGTCGAGCATCACGTTGGCCAGTTGCAGCCCGTGAATGAACTCGCTGTACCGCAGCCCGCGCATGCGGCACGCCGCGTTGATGCGGACGATCCAGATGCGGCGGTACTGGCGCTTCTTCGTCTTGCGGTCGCGGAACGCGTACACGCGCGACCGGATGAGCGTGGTCATCGCCATCCGGAACAGGTTGTGCCGACCGAGGCGGAAGCCCTTGGTGAGTTTGCGCGTCCGCTTCTTACGGGCCGCCGTTGTTGCCTTACTACGAGCGCGAACCATGACCGTGATCCCTTATGAAGAATGTTGATGAATAAGAGTGTTTGGCGCTCTCCTCAGCGAAGTGAGAGCCGGACGGTGCGAGTTTAGAGAACGCCGAGGGCGATCTTGTACTTCTTCTGCACCTTGGGGCGGTCGCCGATGATGCCGGCCCGACGGAGCTGGCGCTTCCGCTTGGCCTTCATGTGGGCGTTCAAGTGGCGCCGACCGACCTTGCCGTACTTCAGCTTGCCGGTGGCGGTCACGCGGACCCGCTTTTTGACGCTCTTATTCGTCTTGTTCTTGGTGGCCATGATCCGAATGCTCCGTGCGGGGGAGCGGAGGTCGAGCCTCCGTCTTAGGTTCCCCGTGGCACTGGGGTTAGAACCGCCCCTCCGGGAACGCCCGAAGGTCCGAGTGGCGGTTCGCGGAACCGGGCGCCTGGTGCGACCGGTAAAAAACTCGGAAACGTGATTATAGGAACCGTGAGAACGGCCGGGAAGGGGTAGATTGGGGGCGCGAGCGGAGATCCGAAGCCGTTCCCCGATTCGCGCCACTGTGGGCCGATTGGGACGGGATCACTCTCGTTCGACGTTCCTTTTAATGCGGTAGATGGTGCCCTTCGTGCGCTCGCCGCCGGGTTCGCCGGCGCGGGCGAAGTCGGGCGTGACGCTGTACCCGGCCTCTTCGAGCTTCCACCGGAAGACGCGCGCCGGCAGGCGGTCCGGGTCCGCGATCAGGCACACGCCGTCGGGCGCGAGAACGGCTTCGAGCAGGTTTACGAGCGGGCCGACGAGCCGCTCCTCGTACATCAGATCGGACCCGATCACCACGGGGTACTTCACGTCGTCCGGCGGACATCGGAAGTCGATGGGCCGCGTTCGGAAGCCGTGCGCGTAACCGTTGAGGCGGGCGTTGGCCGCGGCGAAGGTGAGTGCGGTTTCGTCCACATCGGAGAAGGTCACGCGCAGCCCGCGCGCGAGGCACGCGACCCCGGCGAGCCCCAGCCCGCACCCGACTTCCAGCACCTCGACCGGGTGCGCGTAGTTCCCCCACGGTTCGCGCACCACCGCCTTCGCGAGCATCCGCGCGCTCGGCCAGAGCGTCGGCCAGTACGGGACGTACTCGTCCGCGACATACGCGGACCGGCACCACGGGAGATCGAGCAACTTGTCGGAGTCGATGGGCCGATCGATGAGGAAGGTGTAATCGCCGACGAACACCGTTTCGCGAACGGTCTCGGCGACCGCTTCGGGCGGCGTGCAGTGAAAGCGTGGTGGCATTGCGCGTTGTACTTGGTTTCCGGTGTCCGAATGAGCGCGCTTCGTGCAGCACGCTCACCATGCCGTAGTCTTACGAAACACCGAGCGCCGAACACGCCGGCTCAGATCGTTTTCACGCACCCGACCAGTTCGGCGTGCGTGAGTTTGCGATCGGCCGGGAACAGTACGAACCCGGCGGGCGTCTCGGCGCAGTCCAGGATCAGTTGCCGGTCGTTCGGGGCCGCGAACCCGGTGTCGCTGGCAATGTGCCCGCTCACGAGCAAGTCGCAGCCCATTTTGCGGAGAAAGTTTGCGACGGCATCGGCGCTGGTGTCGCGCCCCCAGAGCAGACTGTGGACCGAGCCGCCCGGTTGCAGGTCTTCGTCTTGGTACGCCTCGCGATCGAGTCGCGCGGGGTCAAACAGCGGCAGGAACCGCGCGGCCGGTAAGCTGTGCGAAATCAGCACGCCGTTCGGCGCGCGGAGCGCAACCGGGAGCGCCTGGAAGAGTTCGAGGTACGCGGCGTAGATCTTCGGCCCGAACGCGGGGCCGTAAGCCTCGCTCACGCCCTCCTGGAACAGCGCGTTCTGGTTCTCATCCGCTTTGATGACCGGCCGGTTCGTCCACTGCGCCAGTTCGTGGTTGCCCGGCAGGTAGTGGACCTGCTTCGGGAACTGGCCCTTCAGCGCGCTGAACAGATCGACGAGCTGGTGCGACTTGTCCCCGCCCTTCGGGTAGCGGAACTTCCCGTGAATGATCTCCTGCAGAACGAAGTGCCGCGTGGGATGGTTCGCGAGGTCCGCGTACTTCAGCATCGTCTGGAAGTGCGCGACGTGCCCGTGCAGGTCTCCGGCGACGAGCACCTCGGTACACCCCTCCAGGGCCACGGTGTGCCCGCGCCGCCCGGGTGTGGCGCGGACCAGCGCGACCGCCTGGCGGAGGTGCGTCAACATGCGATCGGGCGCGGGCACGAACGGTCCTCGGCTGGAGCGTGATTCCCACATTGTACCACGCGGCCGTGTGCGAAATCAGTCCGGCGCGGAAGAGTAACGTGACGTAACATTGGGACACTTGCTCTTGTCCGAGTAGTTCACTTTCGGAGAATGTTCTTCGCAGTGCATTCAACTACTCTCCGGGGCGGTGCCCCTCGCTTCTCGCACGGCGCGAGAGGTCGTCGCTTTCGCCCGCCGGAATGCCGAATGAGTTTCGCACCGAATCCGCGTCGCCGTCCGCTCGCCCCGTCGCTCGGCCTGTACCCGATGGAGCTGTCCCGCAATCTGAAAGTGGACAGCGTGTCCAGATTGGACCCGGCGCCGCCGCGCGCCATCGACGCGACCGGGACCGTCGCCGACGCGGTCGAGGAGATGCGGAGCGGGAACGTCGGCTGCCTGCTCATCACCGAGCGCGGGCGCGTGGTCGGCATCTTCACCGAGCGCGACCTGCTGACGCGGGTGCTCGCCTCCGGTCGATCGCTCGAAGCCTCGATCCGTGCGGTCATGACCGCGCCACCGGTCACGGTGGCCCCCAAAGATTCGGTTCGCACTGCCGTGAAGCGGATGCAGAAGGGCGGGTACCGGCACCTGCCCGTGGTGGACGAGTCCGGGCGCCCGGTCGGGATGCTCTCGGCCCGGCGCGTCGTTCACTACCTCGTCGAACACTTCCCGGGGCTGGTTTTCAATCTCCCGCCCGAACCGGACCGCTACCCCGAATCGCCCGAAGGGGCGTAATGACCCGGGACGAATCTACTGTTCGCGGGTCGGGCTGTGCCCGACATCTGTGGCATTATGAAGGTTGCGTCGGGCACAGCCCGATCTACTGCGCTTCCGCTCGGTCGTTCTGAGCCCCAGCGCACGCGCCGTTTCCCCGTCAAACACACCCCTCGTGCCGCGTATTCCTTTTTAAATGGTCGGGCGTCCGGCGCCGAAGTTCCGTCCCCGTTTTCGGCGCTCTGTGTAAGATAAATTCAACCGCACCGGGCTACCCGCAAAAACTCTCCTCCCAATATTCAAAGGATCGGGCGATGAGTTCCGAGAACGCCTCTCCCGCCGAAGCGCAGCCCACAACGGGCGCGAACGGCACCAACGGCCACGTGAACGGCCACCCGCGAAAGACCGAAATACGCGAGTCGATTACCATCCGATTCGCCGGCGACTCCGGTGACGGGATGCAGCTCGCGGGCACCCGGTTCACCGACACCTCGGCCCTGCTCGGCAACGACATCGCCACCTTCCCCGACTTCCCCGCCGAAATTCGCGCGCCCGCCGGCACGCTCGCCGGGGTGTCCGGGTTCCAGGTCCACTTCTCCAGCACCGACATCCACACGCCCGGCGACGACCTCGACACGCTCGTCGTGATGAACGCCGCGGCGCTCAAAACGAACGTCAAAGACTTACAGCCCGGCGGGATCCTCGTCGTCAACACCGACGGCTTCGAGACGAGCGACCTGAAGAAGGCCAACTACAAGGTCAACCCGCTCGACGACGGCTCGCTGAAGGGCTATCGCGTGATCCGCGTGTCGGTCGCGAAGCTCACCATCGAAGCGGTGAAGGATTGCGGGCTCACGCCGCGCGAACAGGACCGGTGCAAGAACTTCTTCGCGCTCGGGCTCGTGTACTGGATGTACGAGCGCCCGCTCGAAGCCACTCTGAAGTGGATCAAGGAGAAGTTCGGCAAGAAGCCCGAGCACCTGCCCGTCCTGAAGGCCAACACACAGGCGCTCAAAGCCGGCTACAACTACGGCGAAACGGTCGAAATCCTCCCGGTGCAGTACCAGGTCGCGAAGGCCCAGATTGCGCCCGGCACCTACCGCAAGATCACCGGAAACGAGGCCGCGGTCCTGGGCCTCGCCGTGGCCGGTCAGCTCGCGAAGAAGACGATCGTGTACGCGGGCTACCCGATCACGCCCGCCAGTTCGATCCTCGAAGGGCTGACCGAGTTGCGGCGGTTCGGGGTGAAGACGTTCCAGGCGGAAGACGAGATCGCGGCCGCCGGGGTCGCGATGGGCGCCAGTTACGGCGGCGCGATCGGCGTCACCGGGACCAGCGGCCCCGGGGTGTGCCTCAAGAGCGAGGCCATTAACCTCGCGGTGATGACGGAACTGCCGCTCATCATCGTGGACGTGCAGCGCGGCGGCCCCAGCACCGGCCTGCCCACGAAGACGGAACAGTCCGACCTGCTGCAAGCGATGTTCGGCCGCAACGGGGACAGCCCGGTCGCGATCGTCGCCCCGCAATCGCCGGTGGACTGCTTCGACATGGCGGTCGAGGCCGTGCGCATCGCGACGCGGTTCATGTGCCCGGTGTTCTACCTGTCGGACGGGTACATCGCGAACGGCTCCGAGCCGTGGAAGATCCCCAGCGTCGAGAGCCTCCCCAAAATCGAAATCACGCACCCGACCGAGCACAACAGCGAGGGCACGGGACTCGTTCACGAAGTCGGCGAAGGCGCGGCGAGTAAGTTCCTGCCCTACAAGCGCGACGAATACCTGTCCCGGCCGTGGGCGATCCCGGGCACCCCGGGCCTCGAGCACCGCATCGGCGGCATCGAGAAGCAGGACATCACCGGCAACATCAATTACGAGCCGGCGAACCACGAGCACATGACCAACACGCGCTGGAAGAAGATCGAGAACATCGCGGAAACGATCCCGGAGCTCGCGGTGACCGGCGACGCGGACGCGGACCTGCTGGTCGTGGGGTGGGGCGGCACCTTCGGCAGCATCACGACCGCGGTGGAGCGCGCCCGGCGCAAGGGGCTGAAAATCGCGCAGGCGCACTTCCGCTACCTGAACCCGATGCCGAAGAACACCGAAGCCGTGTTGAAGCGGTACAAGAAGATCCTGGTACCCGAACTCAACACCGGTCAGCTCTGCTGGCTGCTCCGCGCGAAGTACCTGGTGCCCGCCGAGGGGTTGAACAAGGTGCAGGGTAAGCCGTTCCTGGTTTCCGAAATCGAAGCGGCGATCGAAAAGGTGCTGGGGCTGTCGCCCGTCGCCTGACGCCGTCATGACGTACCGGGAGTGATCCCCGCTCCCGGTACGCGAGAAGACGAAACACCAAAACCCAACACTCAATACCAAACACCACAAATACCAATGGCTACTGCTCTCCCACTCACGGCGAAAGAACTCACCACCGACCAGGAAGTCCGGTGGTGCCCCGGTTGCGGGGACTACTCCATCCTCGCGCAAATGAAGAAGGCGCTCACCACGGTGGGCGTGCCGCGCGAGAAGCTCGCGTTCGTGTCCGGGATCGGCTGCTCCAGCCGGTTCCCGTACTACATGAACACCTACGGGTTCCACACGATCCACGGCCGCGCGCCGACCTTCGCGACCGGGTTGCGGTTGGCCAACCCCGACCTGCAAGTGTGGGTCGTCACCGGCGACGGCGACGGGCTCTCCATCGGCGGGAACCACCTGATCCACGCGCTGCGCCGAAACGTGGACCTCAAGGTGCTCCTGTTCAACAACGAGATCTACGGGCTCACGAAGGGCCAGTACTCCCCGGCGAGCCGCATGGGGACGCCGAGCAAGACCAGCCCCGGCGGGTCGTTCGAGACGCCCGTGCGCCCGCTGTCGCTCGCGCTCGCGGCGGAGGCCACGTTCGTCGCGCGGACCATCGACGTGGACGTGCAGCACCTCGTGTCCACGCTCCAGAAGGCCGCGGCGCACAAGGGCAGCGCGTTCGTCGAAATCTACCAGAACTGCGTGATCTTCAACGACGACGTGTACAAGTACGCGACCGACAAGGCGGTGAAGGCCGACAACATCCTGTACCTCGAACACGGCAAGCCGATGGTGTTCGGTAAGGACAAGTCCAAGGGCATTCGCCTGAACGGGCTGAAGCCGGAAGTGGTCACGATCGGCAAGGACTGCCAGCTCGACGACCTGCTGACGCACGACGAGCACAGCGAGGAACCGACACTGGCGTACCTCCTGAGCCGGTTCGTTCACGACCAGAAGGCCGGGGTTCCGAACCCGTTCCCCGAACCGGTCGGCGTGTTCCGCAGCATCAAGAAGCCCACCTACGAAGAGCAACTCGACACCCGCATCAAGACCGCGACCGAAAAGAAGGGGCCGGGCAAGATCGAGGATCTCTTCAAGGCCGAAGACGTGTGGACCGTCTCTTAATGCGGCGTGCGCCGCGGTCGAAAGTCGTAAAGTCGCGACCGCCGGAAGGCAAGCCACTGGCCCTGCTTCCCGGCGGTCGCGGCTTTCTGTATTTCGACCTTACGACCTTCGACCTTCAGCCTTGCGACTTTTGACCGCGGCGCACGCCGCGCGAACGGATCGAGCGATGTACTGTCCCGCCTGCGGCCACGACAAGAACCCGCCCGGTGCGGACAAGTGCGCGAACTGCGAACTGGCGCTCGCGCACTTGTCCGTACCGGCACCGAACGGACCGGTCGAAACCAGTCTGATGAACGACCCGGTGTCGATCCTCGACCCGCGCCCGCCGCTGACCGTTCCCGCCGACGCGACCCTCGGGGACGCGGTGCGGCGGATGATTACGGACCGCGTCGGGGCCGTTCTCGTGACCGGCGCGGGCGGCGAACTGGTCGGCATTCTCACCGAGCGCGACTTCCTGGCGAAGATCGCCGGCGCGCCGGGATTCGAGACCCTTCCGATCGCTGAATTCATGACCCCGAACCCGGAAACAGTCGCGCCCGCGGACGTGCTCGCGTTCGCACTGGGCAAGATGGACGCGGGCGGCTACCGCCACCTCCCCGTCGTGGACGCGGGACGCCCCGTGGGCGTCATCTCGGTCCGCGACGTTCTCCGGCACCTCACCGCGTTCTGCTCCGATGGTTAGCGCCCACGGCCCGCCGGTGCAACATGTGAAAACTGTGAAAAAATAAGGTGGCCACCCGGACCGGTCTGACGACAATGACATGGGGCTGGATCAATCCTGGTTGGTAACTCGCGTCGGTGGCTCTCTCGCAATACCCACCGACTTTAAACTAACCCTTCTTCTCCCACCCCCACAAGCGTTCGCCACTCTCTGGCGCTGCGTTCTCTTTCTTTGTACCGCCGACAATGTCGGCATTACCTCGGGACCGCACGGGTTCGCCGGAACCGATTTCGTTCATTCTCTCCGGCCGAAACGCGCGTCCCAATTCGGAGGCAAGATGTCCCATGCTCGCTTGGGGCGCGCCCGCACCGCGTTCACGCTTATTGAATTGCTCGTGGTGATAGCCATCATCGCCATTTTGATCGGGCTGCTACTGCCGGCCGTGCAGAAGGTGCGCGAGGCCGCCGCGCGCATGTCGTGCAGCAACAACCTCAAGCAGATCGCGCTCGCCGCGCACAACTACGAGAGCGCCAACGGCGTCCTCCCGCCCGGCTACCACGGGCCGACGACCAACACCGGCTTCTCGTGGAGCGGGCAATACGTGGGAACGCTCGCGTACTTGGCCCCGTTCGTCGAACAGGATAACCTGTTCAAACTCATGACCGGAATTGATTGGAACCCGGACTCGACGTCGACCACGAACTGGTGGAACACGGGCGCCTGGTCCGCGGCACAGTACAAGGTCAAGACGTTCCTCTGCCCCTCCGACAATCCAGACGAGGCGGGCAGCAACGCCTGTGCGATCGCGCTTCACGCCTACGGCTCGGGCGGCAGCGGGAGCATGACCGTGGGCAGCTTCGGGACGTGGGAGGGCAACGCGTCGATCGGGAAGACGAACTACGTCTCCTGCGGGGGCGGTATGGGTAACGCGGAAGGCGGCTGGAACGCCTACGCGGGGGCGTTTCACAATCGCTCGAAAGTTAAGCTGGTGAGCGTTTCCGACGGCACGTCGAACACGATCGCCTTTATTGAAACGCTCGGCGGCAACCCGCGCCCGCGGAACTTTACCTTCGCCTGGATCGCGGTGGGCGGGCTCCCGACCGCTTGGGGGCTCCCGAGCGACGACGCCTCGCTGAACTGGTGGACCGCGGGGAGCAAGCACACTGGAATCGTAAACTGTGCCCTCCTTGATGGCTCGGTGCTGTCGCTCCGGCGGGCCGGCGGGAGCCCGTGGGACGGGTTCAACCAGATGGGCGGGCGGGCCGAGGGCGACGTTAAGGCCAACAGCAACCCCTTCCGGCCGTAAACCCTTAGCCGCGAGTACCCGCCGCTAAACCCTCAGACGAAAGTGAATTCGTGAAATATTCTCGCGTCCTCAAGGTGTGCTGTCTCGTCGCAACCGTACTCGCTGCTGCTCAGGGGTGCGGAAAGAGCGACAAGGCCGAACCACCGAAGCAGTTCATCCCGCCGCCCGGCCCAGATATGAAGCCACAAGCCGGCGGTGCTGGCACCGGCGGCCCAGCGACCCCGGCTCCACCGCCCCCGCCGCCGCCAAAATAACTTCCGCGAAGGCGGTTCGTTGAAGCCCGAGCAACACACTTAAGAGTGAGTTACTCGGGCTCGCTTTACGCCCGGACGGCGCCGCCGTTGACCCGGATCGTCTGACCGGTGACGAACGCGGCGCCCGGGCTCGCCAGCCACTGAACGGCCGCTGCCACGTCCTCGGGCAATCCCCATACGCCCAGCGGCGTTTCCTCCCGCACACGGTCCTGCCACACCGGAGAAGCCGTTTCGCCCCACGCGGTGCGAATCCACCCCGGCGCGAGGGCGGGACAGACCGTGCGTGAAGTGAGTCAGTGCGAGTCATTTTGGTCTGCGAGACTCTTCGCCACCTCACCACGAGTTCATGTGCGATAGGTTCCTTGCGCGAACTCGCATGTGTGTGGAAAATGTGAAAAAATAGGATTGACGTTCGCGAGAATTTAGCAATGATGTGCGTTACCCGGGGCGGACCCCTAGGTTGACGACTCGCATGCGGTGGTACTCGCAACCACCATTTCTACCGTCAACTTCCTTCTCCCACCCCGCGCCACTCTTCCGGCGTTTTTTGTTCCATTCTTTTGTCCCGTCGGTTCGACCGACAATGGGAGCGCACTGTCGCGCGGGAATTGATTGCGATTATTCCCTTCCGGCCGGACGTGCGCCCCGTTTTGGAGACTCGCTATGTTCCGTCTCGTTCGGAGCCGCGTCGGCTTCACGCTGATCGAGCTCCTCGTTGTAATCGCGATTATCGCGATCCTCATTGGGCTGCTCCTGCCCGCCGTCCAGAAGGTGCGCGAAGC
The Gemmata palustris DNA segment above includes these coding regions:
- the rplT gene encoding 50S ribosomal protein L20, whose translation is MVRARSKATTAARKKRTRKLTKGFRLGRHNLFRMAMTTLIRSRVYAFRDRKTKKRQYRRIWIVRINAACRMRGLRYSEFIHGLQLANVMLDRKSLSETAIHDPAAFDKLVELVKATLAEHAPKTA
- a CDS encoding MFS transporter, with the protein product MNPTELPPGGAAPPAPHAPKKSALLIVWLVVFIDLLGFGIVLPVLPRQAKPYLDALALSDVSRGAVIGVLFSVFSLMQFVFSPMWGRVSDRIGRRPVLFISLLGSVVFYALYGFAVSLPAGQAELALGLMLFARIGAGIAGASVGTAAAVIADCTTPDKRAKGMALIGIAFGAGFTLGPLIAYFGLALFAREPWGVGALASGLSLIALLVAVAIFKETRNSNNKAAKEFFSLAKTREVLAMPTVGTLVLIYFLAIFAFGTFEATLAQFTDKVFGLKDDDNFLVFAFVGAVLMVAGGSYRPMVKKRSEVGLLKFGVGAMTIGLAGIGVVAYLVLAPGGSTSDIAKPLFYVAMSVAVVGFAFVNPSVSALVSKRSDPTRQGEVLGVNQSFASLGRILGPFLGSVLFDAHASRTLPYLGAVLTLFVVAALLPRLKAKEEPQINADK
- a CDS encoding class I SAM-dependent methyltransferase — encoded protein: MPPRFHCTPPEAVAETVRETVFVGDYTFLIDRPIDSDKLLDLPWCRSAYVADEYVPYWPTLWPSARMLAKAVVREPWGNYAHPVEVLEVGCGLGLAGVACLARGLRVTFSDVDETALTFAAANARLNGYAHGFRTRPIDFRCPPDDVKYPVVIGSDLMYEERLVGPLVNLLEAVLAPDGVCLIADPDRLPARVFRWKLEEAGYSVTPDFARAGEPGGERTKGTIYRIKRNVERE
- a CDS encoding metallophosphoesterase, with product MPAPDRMLTHLRQAVALVRATPGRRGHTVALEGCTEVLVAGDLHGHVAHFQTMLKYADLANHPTRHFVLQEIIHGKFRYPKGGDKSHQLVDLFSALKGQFPKQVHYLPGNHELAQWTNRPVIKADENQNALFQEGVSEAYGPAFGPKIYAAYLELFQALPVALRAPNGVLISHSLPAARFLPLFDPARLDREAYQDEDLQPGGSVHSLLWGRDTSADAVANFLRKMGCDLLVSGHIASDTGFAAPNDRQLILDCAETPAGFVLFPADRKLTHAELVGCVKTI
- the rpmI gene encoding 50S ribosomal protein L35, giving the protein MATKNKTNKSVKKRVRVTATGKLKYGKVGRRHLNAHMKAKRKRQLRRAGIIGDRPKVQKKYKIALGVL
- a CDS encoding glycosyltransferase family 9 protein, coding for MLDRIDARRIAIIKPSALGDIVHSLPVLTALRTRFPAARITWVVNSGYESLLTGHPDLTDTLPFDRGAFKGRRAFATAWSFAAELRRRRFDLVIDMQGLLRSGLMAWASGAPVRVGFRNAREGSRYMYTHKLASPRAHAVDRMWAVAEAFGVGHLSKTFRVPLQPGELIAARNELASLPRPWIAVAVGAKWLTKRWPVAHFAELLTRAQAHFGGSAVFVGASDDIALSQEVIASLRGPALNLAGKTSLPRLAATLSLADVMVGNDTGPLHLGAALGRPCVAPYTCTRVVRHGPYQQAANCVETTVACGGSYLKKCGNMICMPELTADRLWPRLAETLDTWQRTHSSRSA
- a CDS encoding Maf family protein; translation: MATNTQFPFRLILASGSWGRKWLMEQAGYPFEVKPSNIDEPTEARLGDCRHYVGELAWLKAEAVALAEPDGLIIAADTVGWLHGKVIGKPEDEADARRIITALAGTVHELWTGVCLWLRPGDRQICWQERSLVRMKALSGAEIDAYLKTRKWEGCSGAYSIEFPHDPYLTIEDGSVSNVVGLPMESLGLALEWMRTIRGAG
- a CDS encoding CBS domain-containing protein, encoding MSFAPNPRRRPLAPSLGLYPMELSRNLKVDSVSRLDPAPPRAIDATGTVADAVEEMRSGNVGCLLITERGRVVGIFTERDLLTRVLASGRSLEASIRAVMTAPPVTVAPKDSVRTAVKRMQKGGYRHLPVVDESGRPVGMLSARRVVHYLVEHFPGLVFNLPPEPDRYPESPEGA